In Chrysoperla carnea chromosome 2, inChrCarn1.1, whole genome shotgun sequence, the following proteins share a genomic window:
- the LOC123292280 gene encoding kynurenine aminotransferase-like isoform X2: protein MIYFHFNKFLHHSVASIWKISLIKSSSFTKNINNKFHLSKKYQSQGKNVWLEYSNLDAEYKPVNLGPGVPDFAPCDFITNALKDVACGENKFHQYAREYGHLNLVKILTKLYTRLIGHQIDLNNEIVITVGAYEALHAAILGHVHKNDEVIIIEPFFDCYAPMVRLAGGIPKFIPLKPTKTSGIIHGSDWVLDNNELESLFNEKTKMIILNTPHNPMGKVFTINELQVIADLCQKWNVLCLSDEVYEWLIYEPYKHVRIASLPGMWEHTLTIGSAGKTFGVTGWRIGWVYGPANLMSNLRAVHQQCVFQNNTPCQEAVARVLETECNRFGSKDSYFVTMPQQFKEKRDYFIKVLSDIGMIPTVPDGGYSIIADWSPLESQIDLTSEKDTYKDYRFTKWMVKHVKLLGIPPSAFYSTEHKSMAGNYIRNQKH, encoded by the exons atgatttattttcatttcaataagtTTTTACATCATTCAGTAGCATCCATTTGGAAAATATCCTTAATTAAATCATCtagtttcacaaaaaatataaataataaatttcatttatcaaaaaaataccaAAGCCAAGGCAAAAATGTTTG gTTGGAGTACAGCAATCTAGATGCAGAATATAAACCAGTAAATCTTGGTCCAGGCGTTCCAGATTTTGCACCCTgtgattttattacaaatgcATTAAAGGATGTTGCATGtggtgaaaataaatttcatcaatATGCTCGTGAATAT GGACAtctaaatttagtaaaaatactaACAAAATTGTATACACGATTAATTGGACATCAAATTGATCTAAATAATGAAATAGTTATCACGGTTGGTGCGTATGAAGCGTTACATGCAGCAATTTTGGGACATGTTCATAAGAACGATgaagttattattattgaacCATTTTTTGATTGTTATGCACCAATGGTACGCTTAGCTGGTGGCATACCAAAATTTATACCACTTAAACCA ACTAAAACTTCAGGTATAATTCATGGATCAGATTGGGTATTGGATAATAATgaattagaaagtttatttaatgaaaaaactaaaatgataATTCTAAATACACCTCATAATCCCATGGGAAAAGTTTTCACAATAAACGAACTTCAAGTAATTGCTGATCTATGTCAAAAATGGAATGTTTTATGTTTATCAGATGAAGTTTATGAGTGGTTAATTTACGAACCATATAAACATGTACGAATCG CCTCACTACCAGGTATGTGGGAACATACTCTAACAATAGGCTCAGCGGGGAAAACTTTTGGTGTTACGGGCTGGCGTATTGGATGGGTTTATGGACCCGCAAATTTAATGTCGAATTTACGAGCTGTTCATCAACAATGTGTCTTTCAGAACAACACTCCATGCCAG gAAGCTGTAGCACGAGTTTTAGAAACAGAATGTAATCGATTTGGTTCAAAAGACAGTTATTTTGTTACAATGCCACAACAATTTAAGGAAAAACgggattattttataaaagtcttATCCGATATCGGAATGATTCCAACTGTTCCAGATGGTGGATATTCCATTATAGCTGATTGGAGTCCTTTGg AGTCCCAAATTGATTTAACCAGTGAAAAAGACACGTATAAAGATTATCGATTTACAAAATGGATGGTGAAACATGTTAAGCTATTAGGTATTCCACCTTCAGCATTTTATAGTACAGAACACAAATCCATGGCTGGTAATTACATAAG aaaccAGAAACACTAA
- the LOC123292280 gene encoding kynurenine aminotransferase-like isoform X1, translated as MIYFHFNKFLHHSVASIWKISLIKSSSFTKNINNKFHLSKKYQSQGKNVWLEYSNLDAEYKPVNLGPGVPDFAPCDFITNALKDVACGENKFHQYAREYGHLNLVKILTKLYTRLIGHQIDLNNEIVITVGAYEALHAAILGHVHKNDEVIIIEPFFDCYAPMVRLAGGIPKFIPLKPTKTSGIIHGSDWVLDNNELESLFNEKTKMIILNTPHNPMGKVFTINELQVIADLCQKWNVLCLSDEVYEWLIYEPYKHVRIASLPGMWEHTLTIGSAGKTFGVTGWRIGWVYGPANLMSNLRAVHQQCVFQNNTPCQEAVARVLETECNRFGSKDSYFVTMPQQFKEKRDYFIKVLSDIGMIPTVPDGGYSIIADWSPLESQIDLTSEKDTYKDYRFTKWMVKHVKLLGIPPSAFYSTEHKSMAGNYIRFCFIKKPETLIDAGEMLKAWSLNLSPIQISRHN; from the exons atgatttattttcatttcaataagtTTTTACATCATTCAGTAGCATCCATTTGGAAAATATCCTTAATTAAATCATCtagtttcacaaaaaatataaataataaatttcatttatcaaaaaaataccaAAGCCAAGGCAAAAATGTTTG gTTGGAGTACAGCAATCTAGATGCAGAATATAAACCAGTAAATCTTGGTCCAGGCGTTCCAGATTTTGCACCCTgtgattttattacaaatgcATTAAAGGATGTTGCATGtggtgaaaataaatttcatcaatATGCTCGTGAATAT GGACAtctaaatttagtaaaaatactaACAAAATTGTATACACGATTAATTGGACATCAAATTGATCTAAATAATGAAATAGTTATCACGGTTGGTGCGTATGAAGCGTTACATGCAGCAATTTTGGGACATGTTCATAAGAACGATgaagttattattattgaacCATTTTTTGATTGTTATGCACCAATGGTACGCTTAGCTGGTGGCATACCAAAATTTATACCACTTAAACCA ACTAAAACTTCAGGTATAATTCATGGATCAGATTGGGTATTGGATAATAATgaattagaaagtttatttaatgaaaaaactaaaatgataATTCTAAATACACCTCATAATCCCATGGGAAAAGTTTTCACAATAAACGAACTTCAAGTAATTGCTGATCTATGTCAAAAATGGAATGTTTTATGTTTATCAGATGAAGTTTATGAGTGGTTAATTTACGAACCATATAAACATGTACGAATCG CCTCACTACCAGGTATGTGGGAACATACTCTAACAATAGGCTCAGCGGGGAAAACTTTTGGTGTTACGGGCTGGCGTATTGGATGGGTTTATGGACCCGCAAATTTAATGTCGAATTTACGAGCTGTTCATCAACAATGTGTCTTTCAGAACAACACTCCATGCCAG gAAGCTGTAGCACGAGTTTTAGAAACAGAATGTAATCGATTTGGTTCAAAAGACAGTTATTTTGTTACAATGCCACAACAATTTAAGGAAAAACgggattattttataaaagtcttATCCGATATCGGAATGATTCCAACTGTTCCAGATGGTGGATATTCCATTATAGCTGATTGGAGTCCTTTGg AGTCCCAAATTGATTTAACCAGTGAAAAAGACACGTATAAAGATTATCGATTTACAAAATGGATGGTGAAACATGTTAAGCTATTAGGTATTCCACCTTCAGCATTTTATAGTACAGAACACAAATCCATGGCTGGTAATTACATAAGGTTTTGCTTTATCAAA aaaccAGAAACACTAATTGATGCTGGTGAAATGTTGAAGGCATGGAGTCTAAATTTATCCCCTATACAAATTTCAAGGCATAATTGA
- the LOC123293481 gene encoding UPF0605 protein CG18335-like, producing the protein MAAETINLAQPHFVPGYTGFCPQFKYRVGDTYGHTTHKLLLDPSVSHSEKLVLSDRTVDDYQVFRPPPRDVDIVDARFRYNDAIYKHPLVPGYEGFVPREHGRFGQRFTVQATEGLASFERKQQEERESNNQLIKLGALQDGRWEPAPIEDKALVKSQFKLPLVEVRPEMAGILRTIPVPEPPFPPPTHGQSPFFMESSNPDKYIKTGYSGHVPFANSTFGKTNAEMTNSALCDFVSNYRKRQSTEWAPVSIVRPDPPLQIQPTEIYYKHLGQIPNYGGHIPGAMFRHGKTFGNDSRDAKRWLRGDFSV; encoded by the exons atggcgGCTGAAACTATAAATTTGGCTCAACCACATTTTGTTCCAGg ataTACAGGATTTTGTCCTCAATTCAAGTATCGTGTCGGTGATACTTATGGACATACAACGCATAAACTTTTGTTGGATCCAAGTGTAAGTCATTCGGAAAAATTGGTATTATCTGATCGGACTGTCGACGATTATCAG GTTTTCCGACCACCGCCCCGAGATGTTGATATCGTGGATGCCAGATTTCGTTATAATGATGCTATTTATAAGCACCCTTTAGTGCCAGGATATGAAG GTTTTGTACCCCGTGAACATGGTCGATTTGGACAGCGTTTTACAGTACAAGCAACAGAAGGCTTAGCATCATTTGAACGAAAACAACAGGAAGAACGTGAATCAAATAATCAGTTAATCAAATTAGGTGCATTACAGGATGGTCGATGGGAACCAGCACCTATTGAAGATAAAGCG CTGGTAAAAAGTCAATTTAAATTACCACTGGTTGAAGTACGGCCAGAAATGGCTGGAATTTTACGTACAATTCCAGTTCCCGAGCCACCATTCCCACCACCAACGCATGGGCAGAGTCCTTTCTTTATGGAATCTTCGAATccagataaatatataaaaacag gtTATTCTGGTCATGTCCCCTTTGCAAATTCCACATTTGGAAAAACGAATGCTGAAATGACAAATTCAGCATTATGTGATTTTGTGTCGAATTATCGTAAACGCCAAAGTACTGAATGGGCACCGGTGTCAATTGTACGACCTGACCCACCATTACAGATTCAACCAACAGAAATTTACTATAAACATTTAGGTCAAATACCTAATTATGGTGGGCATATACCTGGAGCAATGTTTAG GCATGGAAAAACTTTTGGTAATGATTCCAGAGATGCCAAAAGATGGTTACGCGGAGATTTTagtgtataa